In the Proteiniborus sp. DW1 genome, GATACCCATTTATTTCCCTCCTCTTACTTGCAATTAAGAATTACATGCCTTCAAAGAACTCTATGCCTTTACTATCTTTAGTAAGGGTAACAATTGCTTTTTTCCAATCCGGTCTTTTACCCTCATGAATTCCTTGTCTTTTCACTTTACCTTCCATAAGCATAGTGTTTACCTTTTCAACCTTTACTCCAAAAATCTTTTCAATAGCATTTTTGATTTCCGTTTTATTGGCTTTTTTATCTACAACAAAGGTATATTTACCTTCTGCCATATCATTCATACTTCTTTCTGTTACTACTGGTTTTCTTATGATGTCGTGTGGATTACGCATTATGCATACACCTCCTCCACTTTTTTAACAGCATCCTTAGTTATGATGAATGAATCGTATTTAAGAATGTCATATACATTAAGAGTATTTGTTAAGCTAGTTTGAACTCCTGGTATATTTCTTGCTGACTTAATTACATTTTCATTCTTTTCAGCCATAACGATTAATGCCTTTTTGCTAGAATTTATGTTCTTTAAGATATTTACCATATCTTTTGTTTTAGGTTGAGTTAGATTTAATTCATCTAATACAATAATTTCTTTGTTTTCAACCTTTGAGCTTAATGCGCTCTTCATAGCTAATCTCTTAACCTTTTTAGGAATAGCATAGCTATAATCTCTTGGTTTTGGAGCAAATACTACTCCACCACCTATCCATTGAGGTGCTCTTATGCTTCCTTGACGAGCTCTACCTGTTCCTTTTTGTCTCCAAGGTTTTCTTCCTCCACCTCTTACTTCTGCTCTTGTTTTAGCTGATTGAGTACCTTGTCTTTTATTTGCAAGCTGGTTCTTTACAGCTTCGTATAAAACGTGTTGGTTTACTTCAACTCCAAATACCGCATCGCTTAACTCTATATCACCAATTTGTTGGCCTGATACATTATATAAAGCTACCTTTGGCATCTAACTTCCTCCTTTCCTAAGAACTTACTTTGAAGCCTTTACAGATTCTTTTATTGTAATTAGTCCGCCTTTTGGTCCTGGAACAGCACCTTTAACTAATATGAAGTTCTTCTCTGCATCTACTCTTATAACTTCTAGGTTTTGTACTGTTACTCTCTCATGTCCCATGTGACCAGGCATTTTCTTGCCCTTAAATATTCTCGATGGAGTAGCTGAACCACCCATTGAACCTATTCCTCTATGATATTTAGAACCGTGTGACATAGGTCCTCTACCTTGGTTATGTCTCTTAATAGCACCTTGGAATCCCTTACCCTTAGATATTCCAGTTG is a window encoding:
- the rplW gene encoding 50S ribosomal protein L23, coding for MMRNPHDIIRKPVVTERSMNDMAEGKYTFVVDKKANKTEIKNAIEKIFGVKVEKVNTMLMEGKVKRQGIHEGKRPDWKKAIVTLTKDSKGIEFFEGM
- the rplD gene encoding 50S ribosomal protein L4, which codes for MPKVALYNVSGQQIGDIELSDAVFGVEVNQHVLYEAVKNQLANKRQGTQSAKTRAEVRGGGRKPWRQKGTGRARQGSIRAPQWIGGGVVFAPKPRDYSYAIPKKVKRLAMKSALSSKVENKEIIVLDELNLTQPKTKDMVNILKNINSSKKALIVMAEKNENVIKSARNIPGVQTSLTNTLNVYDILKYDSFIITKDAVKKVEEVYA